AGTTGAATCAGAACAAAAGTAATCAGCAGCTTAAAAACTTCCTGTCTCAGAGTCAagagtttcacaataaaagcagtaTTGAAACAAACTGGAATTAACAATCGCAGTTTAAACCTCTTCAATCAATTATCAATGGTTATAAATATAATATGGTTCATTAAAAGAAATTTGAACTCACAGATTTCTGATTCTGCAGCCCGGCGGCTCtggaagacaaaaaacacacagcatctATGAAGGTCAAAAGCCAACGTggaagaaatgattacaatcaTTTAGCACTCCACAACCACGTAATAAGCATGTCATATTACAAAATTACATTGAATTAAAGTACTTTAATAAATGCTTACATTTGCTAATGTCTAAAGTTTGCTATAAACTATCCAATAAATGTCTACACTTATTATTAATGCTTAAAAAGGGGGGTTGAAAATCAACTAAAACAAAATTAATCAAAGATTTACTTACCTCAGATCTGTTTCTGTTCTTGTGATCCGATTTATGCTCCACGAAAGGTTCCCGTCATGAATGTAGATGTAACTCACAGTTGCTTTTGGGGGACAAATGCTTTTACGGGATATTATTTGGAGTCATATTTCTCACATCAACGATGTGTTGAAGAGGAGACCATTAGAAGCTTTACACGTCATAAACAGCAACAACCGAGAAGTTTTTAACTCAGAGTCGGATTATGTTTACTGCTCTTTAAACCGGACCCACTCATTTACATCCGATCTCCATCTGCAACTCTCAGCCTTCTGTTAGCGATGGGGCGGCTTGTACTACGACATTTAAACATTCCCTTTATCTTTGTATATAGACTAATTatattcatattgcatttttcaatttaaacacaaataataATGAAGATAGATCCATCCAGCATTATCCATGAAATCTGCACCCATCCATTGATATTACgtcaaacatttaacaattcTTCTAGAAAGTAATCATCATGATACTTAAAAGTTATTGTCAAGTtatggtgaaaaaaacaactttcaattCCAACTTCCGCCTCCAATTGAGCTAGCTAATGTAATACTAATGcaatatttttcaaatgtaactTGGAGATTCCCAGTGAAATAGCAATAAtgctttatttaataataattgtgtTAACATATAACGGACTGAGAAGTCACCCTTATCTGTTAGCGTATGAAGGTCCAGCTAGCTAGTTTCCTTAAAATGTACGAAATCCGGAGCATTCTTATTGACTCATgtggctctcaacatggcgacagCTCAGCCAGCAGTTTAGAGTGCATACTTCTGGTATGGTCTTCTTATTCCAGTTGTCAGATTTTGAGTTTAAAATAAGTATGAATAAAACGGCTCCTCCAGTTTGTTTATTGAGTCAGacagtttattattatttaacgtATTTGTGCGATGTTAACGGAGACTTAAGATGCTGAGGCTTTGTTATGAGCGGACAGGTCGCTGATTTAGGCCTCGCCCTCAAACATCTTCTTCCTGCCGTCCATGCCGGCTTTGTCTTCAATGTTTTTACGCCAGTCGCCGACGTCTCGCAGCTCTTTATCCTGAAAGACCAAAGAGGACCAGAAATCAGAGGATGGTCGCACAGAATAACAGTCCAGTAGTCCTACGTTCCACTATCCAGAATCCAAAGCTTTAGCTTCACTTAGCTACTGTTAGTTTACAATTCCATGCATGGAGTTAAAGGTCCAGGACGGAAGTACAACATTAAACTAGTCTTGAAAGCATGAAGACACGTCGTCATCACGTCTACAGCATGTAGCTCCTTCTCTGGAGATGTGTCTGAGGTAAAAGTGTTAAATGCCGACAATGACTTTTCAAATAATCTCACATCATTGGAAGACGATAAAatattagattaaaaaaaaagaatgtggaATAAACTCTGCCTCTATTAGAACACAGGTTTCCACAGAAAAGAGCTTCCATCCAAATGTAGAGCATTTTTAACACAATTTTTGGAAAATCttcaaaagaaaaggtaaagAGAGTTAAACCAGTTAAAGCTCAgactatgaaaaaaaacaacctaacATGATGGAAATATATTTCTGTTTCATGGGTTAACGTGAGGATCAAGATCTCCTCACATCTCAGGTCTCATGCTTCATGTTcgtttattaatttattcactgtccgttttcttttcattgctATACCAACTCCTCCGTAGCAGTCGAGCTAAAATACGAAATTTTGAATTTGTAATTTTAAAATACTAATCGTCCGCCTCTGCTAAAACCTCACCTCCTCCTTGACCTCCTTCTTGACCTGCTTCAGGTTGGCCCTCAGGTCCATGTTGACTGTGTGCTTGGAGCCCAGCAGGGCTTTCAGCATGGCGTCTGCAGACATGCGCACCTTCCTCAAAACGGGCTTCTTAAATTTACCCATCAGGTCCTGGACTTTGATTTTCAGGTCGTCGATCTGGAAGGTGGATGAAAGTTGAGAATGGATTTACAACTACATTTATAACCGAGTACAGCCGAGAAAAAACATAAACCCTGAATGCTATCATCCTTCATTGGGCCATGATTTTCTTTAGCGGATTccaaaattagattttttttgtcttgtcataCCATAAAAATTTGGGGTCATTAAAATCCAAAAGGCTGTCCTAATGTTTTCTAAACATTTATGCAAAATCTCCCTTTCAAGATATAGTTAAGTGAGTTAGAACAACAATCTTAGGTTCTGCAGGTGTTAAATCTTAATCTGTATGATTATACCTCTTTGTTGGACTTATTAACTTTCATATCCAGGTCGTAACGCTCCTCGTCCATCACGTCGATCTTGTGGTGGATCTCCCGGCAAAGCTCCTGAACACAAGCAGCAGAAACATTGTCACGGTAACACGAGCCGCTGTGAACCCCAAACATGGTTTAAACATTTAATCTAAACTACTAACTGCAAGTATGGCTTTCGAAACCTAACTGTTGGTTTAGTTATTTAAACTTAACCGATGGTTTAGTTGTTACatacctgcagctcctgcatgCTTCGGGGCATCGACACAGGAGGGCAGTTCTCCTTCATGTacctttccctctctttttctcgctccctctcctcctcctccagtagaTCTTTGGCGATGGACAGCATCAAACTCTGACACACAACATCACATATTATTAAAGttaattttctattttttgtcatttagaATTTGTTTCattcaacaatgtcaaataaaaacattttacctTAAGATGATGCTTGCGACTCGATGACATTTTCTTCCTAAAAGgtttaagaaaacatttttcatagTGACAACAGTTCTACTGCACGAAATTACGTACATATACATGGGGGAAATATTCACATAAAAAACTACAATTTCCAATGTTTAAGTTGTAAATTCATGTGAAAAACACCTGAATATtctcttctaaagactaaagtCACATATTTACATATGACTTCATTCATTAAACCTCCTGTCTGTTCATGATTccattttttgtaattttcgaGAAATCTGAGGAAAATGTTTCAGTTACATTTCTACTATCGTGttttaaatacaatacaagGATATTCTGATTAGATACAGTTCAACTTCAGCATTATTgttccaaaataaaaaataaacaggaaaaaTGAGACCCAGAAATACTCACTCAGACATCTTGGCGTTTCTGTACTCAAagtctgcagaaaaacacaatatttccattttaaatGGTTTATTAGTATGAAAGAAAAGTCATTAAGTATGAGGTCGGACAAACAGATGGGAGAAGGAATTAAGGTGATGATGGTTCAGGCTCAGAAATAATAACTCCAATTAGAGGAAACAGGACACCAGCCCAAAAGGAACCTGGAGTCTAAATCCAGACCAGGGTCTGAGGTCCAGTTGTCCCATAGTCCTCCTGGGCATCGTGGTCATGAAACGTCTTTCTTCTGTAAGATTATCAGGAAACATTCGATACCTCCTCCGTTCACACAAACATCTTTAAATGCGAGTTCTGAAATAGAGACCGAGGAGAACAATCCGGAGTGCCAAAGAGAGCATCCCAATGGAGACTAAAGATCCTCCAGCTTCGCCtctgtgtctaaaatacatttctggTTCCTTCACTAAGGCTGACGGATTCAGAAGGACAGATCCTTTTTAGATAGctcagaaaatacaaaatacacatcAAGATAATGTTGCTATGGTAAAGTTGTGTCATTTACAGGCGGCAATCCCAAATCttcattaaagctgcattctccatagtgaccagcaggggccAACTCCTCTGGttccatagaagtctatgagaaaatgactactactctcttgatttattcagcCCTAATGTCGCacataatgaaatgttttcaaagGGTTGTCCGGGTACACCTGAGTAGACAGGTCTCAGTGTCCCAAGATGCCTTGCAGTTTGCATAAAGGAAGGTTATAGGAGTAGATGATGAACAGCTTTCTTCCCTCCACAGTACTCAGGGTGATCTTGAAACAAGttgaatgttgaaaaaaaaaaacaaggaggaggaagaaagaaggaggTTGTCTCCCCAGTGAAATTTCCAGGTGAGCAGATCGGGGTCTACAAAAATGAACTGGAACAAGAAGACAGCTTTGATTCTTTGACATCAGCGGAACACTTGTTTTCTATCATGGGATCTTGGGGTTCTTTCTTATGCTATGCTCTGCGGTGTGGTTAGGGTGGGGGTTACTGTTGATGATGGAAACACGACCAAGAGAATGATCAAAAGGCTGGATCAGTGATTGGCTTCACCCCAGAAGCACTAGAAGGTGCGTCAAAGGCCTCCAGAGCTCCATCAGAGAGACTCCACCACTGAGAAGCTTTgaccctgcagcagctccattctttaatgaacacatttagaaggttttttatttctctgatGTCAATCATGCTTCATATGCCATTGTGTTTTGATTTCTTCATTGTAGTGTGTGTGGTCGTCTGTTGTGGACTGTGTTGTCTGGGTGACTTCCCCGACTCtatttgattttaaattcaaacagaccatgaagcaggggatgctttagggtggGGCTAcccgctgattgacaggtgtacTGCAAAACGCTGAATTTGAGGCTTCCAAGGCAGATGGTTGTTTATAGAGTAAGTCTTTGCAGTCTATTTAAATAGTTCCATTGGTACCGTGACCTTTCAGTGATGTTCACTCCTCACCTTCTcccaattgtttttttaatacacaCGTTTATTTGTAGCACACTGCAAATGTACCAATAAATGAGTTTACTAAAATACTTACTGATACTTGATTATCAGATAACGTTGGACCAAAGTCAGATACCAGAGCAAAGAAAGACTCCATGATGTTAACAAGCATCTTCTAAACATGAGCTGTGATCTGCTGGCCCTCAGTAAACCGGCGATACATCAACTACTTTGTAGATACATTCAGAAGTGAACTCCTCCCTCTGACGCTAAATAGAATTACATGTTTTAGTGCACGGTAAGAAGCCTTTTGTCCAAGTTTATATTGAGTTTACATTAATAACCATGTGTGTAAGAATGTTAGTTGACAAACTGTCTACTCAgagaatatttcacattttctaGGACAGATTTctgatgaatgagtgaatgag
The DNA window shown above is from Gasterosteus aculeatus chromosome X, fGasAcu3.hap1.1, whole genome shotgun sequence and carries:
- the LOC120808596 gene encoding troponin I, fast skeletal muscle codes for the protein MSEKKMSSSRKHHLKSLMLSIAKDLLEEEEREREKERERYMKENCPPVSMPRSMQELQELCREIHHKIDVMDEERYDLDMKVNKSNKEIDDLKIKVQDLMGKFKKPVLRKVRMSADAMLKALLGSKHTVNMDLRANLKQVKKEVKEEDKELRDVGDWRKNIEDKAGMDGRKKMFEGEA